TCGGAGTTGGGTCCTGTTATTTATTACGGGCAAACTCCACCAAAaagaaagtatatatataacaagggagtccggctattatactcttataagtataatctcttttatactcataaatttttggtcGTTAGATCTACTCATTTAATTATTtccacctgttagatcatactattcaaccaactacctactcaaccctaggagatcaCTATTAATCTAactggggaccactatcattctaaccacacattttttcatccaatagtcgaaaatttataagtataaaagggggtatactcataaaagtatggtagccctagcctataacAATGTCACATAAAATAAGGGGCAAAACTTAATGGGCTGGGTCCagtttttttacttattatgGGCTCTCCACGTATAGCCCATGTATGCTGGTAAAGAAAAGacggaggaggaaaaaaaaaaaagtattttattcagttaaattaaatttgtaattttttttaaaaaaaaagatcaatttttataaaaatgcaaatcagtagatttttttaatgcaaataaGTCTACATTTTactccaaattaaaattcataagtTGCGTAATATCGGGATAGTACGGGGATGCGGGAGACATTTTGCTCGAACCGTGCGATAAAATAAATTAGGGCTCGAttccctcctctttctctcaacGAACGCGactcctctcctctctcgtcGATCGCCATTACTTCTCTCCTCTCCGTTCGGAAGCGTCTGACCCTAGGGTTTGTGATCCGAGCCATTCAATTCTCTCTCATCTTGGGTTTGTGATCCCAGGGTTCGATCGCTTCTTGGGCGAATTTGGTGTGCCATAGTTAAAATTGTGATTTTTCATGTTGTGTTAAGTGTGATGCATGTGAAAAAGTATgaataatcttttaatttgatcttatctctCATGCATTGATTGGTTCAGTTGGTTGTGGTTCCACTTCTCCGCATTCTAGGGTAAACTTTGGTGCGTTTTGGCCACAAATTGTGCCTGTACATGTTGTTTTTAGTTCGATTTATGTGAAAATGTTGATCTTTTTGTTTTAAGTTCGATTTatgtaaattgaaatttttgtttatttcattttgccTTATGTTCTTGTTATCTACGTagtatatatatgcaacaatAAGCCTCTGGAAGATGATGATGAGCTGATAGCTAGAAAAGCAGGAACTttgttatgtaaatttttaCGTGTGTGTAAAAGATATGAAGTGTAACATAATACATTTAGAACCAAGGACTAACCACAAAAAGGAAGAATATTATCTAATCATATGGAAACAGATGTACTGCTTTAGTGTTGAAATGATGTACTTAGCGAAGCTGTTAAATTGTAAACTGCAAAATGCATCAGTTCATATGATATTAATCGTACACTATTGTGAGGTAAAAGCAAACTATTGATCTGCACATTGAAAAGAGTCAATTTATATGTTGAAGTTCTGTCCTGACTTTCATAACTAAACATCAGAAAAAGATAAGAAGGTTGCAATTTTTTgcctaaaagaaaatttgttgtTAATGAACGATTAAATGAGGCTCGAAAAGTCCGTTGTATACTTGGCAAGGCCATCAGCAGATTAATTATTAAGGATGAATAGGCTGAATGACTATGGTGTGTAATTTCGTTTTCTTAATTGAAAACCTGCATATTTTGTCCCCTTGAAGTTAATGTTGACTTCTATTTCACTTGTTTGGAGATCCATCGGCACCATTTATTCTTGTAGTTAATGTAGATAGAGCTCATGCTTGGTATATCTGCTTTATAATTTTGTACCTTTTGTTGATAAAGAACCTTATATCCAAGTGTACCATTTGCAGATTTGTTCCAAGATCCGTATAGCCTGCGAGAATGCAAGATCCACGAGCTGCACCATCTGGGGAAATCTCTGGTCCGAAGCCACGGAGGAAAAAGCAGCTGAATCCTACCGTTTCACCAGTCCAGCCAAAGGGCAAAATTAAAGGTGCGAAAGAGGCCTTGCATCATCCACCTGTCAGAACACAGAAGGCACCTAAGAGAAGTAAGAGAAATGTTGTCCCCTCCCCATCATTCCCACAAACAGATAGGGCGACCCCCACTGATTCTTTGCCAGATTCAAGTCCTGCCGATGAGTATCGGGCACTAAGGCGCAAGTACTTGTTGCTGGAGGAAGAGAACTTCTCGCTGGATAAAGAGTTGAATGAGGCAGAAGCAGAAGTCAAGACCCTTGAAGGTGAGAAGTTTGCACTGTTGGATCAACTTGTCGTGTTAGAAGGTCTAATGGATCCTTCCGAGCTCTGTCCCCAGGGAGGGCTATGACATTTGAAGTGAGTGGTCCTTCcatatttacctttttttacaatatttaacCCATGGCCAACCTTTTTCTTTATGACTGCAATCGCAATGTTGTATCAAAACTATGTTTTATTTACTGTTTACATATGAAGAAAGAAATGGGTATTCTAGCGATATTTTTGATTTGCATCATTTGCTTTACAGCTTTATTGCTTTGAAACTTCTACTAGGATTCACTGTTCGGCTTTGTTGTGAGAGTGTATAGTTCCAATTGCTAGTTTCTGATCAGGTtgttaaatttgtaattatgagACTTCATCAAAGGGAAAGCAGAATAGTTTGCTTGCTCTGTTCATACTATTTATGGAATCAGAAGAGATGACACATATGCACCTTAGCATATTGTTGAAACCTATTTGCTGTTTATCTATTAGTTTAGTAGATTTGTTTCCCAGTGATATACAtgtatttttttctcaaaatcttGTGGGCCATTATAGGATTGGGAAAATTATCAGTACCATCTTTGATTGTTTGAGTTCTTGTATAAAAACGATAGGAGGCCTTTGGACAAGGTTATTTTCGTTGAAAGATTTCAACAAAATTGAATTTAGTTGAGTATATTGTGAGACTGGTCGACACTCTTTATTCCCAAAAATAGCACTAAATATTTTTCCTGTCGAGTATAGTTGAGAAAGATGCTTTAACTATATTTTCCTTGTACTCTACCAAATAGTGCCTTGAAAGTTGCTCTTTGTTTTCAATATCCAAGTTTCTAAACCagttttaatttgtaattttcttgGTTCAAATGAGGTGACGtctgttttaaattaaaatgctTAAAAGAACCAAAAAAGGGGTACACAAGTCTGAAGGAATTCAACTGCTAGGTTTGGATGGAGAAAATGAAGTAGACCACTAGTTGAATTATGAATAAGCTTCTCATATGGTCATATAAAGGTGAAGACAATGTTGCCAACTTTGAGCTGCTCACGTCGAAAATTCAGCTATTCATTTTTCAATCCCTACTTAAATTCCTATATGAGGGTTCTTCTTTGGTATGTAGATATCAGCAAAAATACTAGCAGATGATCTGAAGAACTAATGTTCTACTAATTTATACAAGTTATCTTTCATTCTGAAGTTGAATATCAGAGCCATTCAAATTTCAGCTCTTTTTTAAATCAGCATCTGTATGGACTCTTTGGTGTGTAAATTCTTGTTCAAATTTTCATTTGTACGTATCATCTTCTGATTCGTATCACTGTATGATGAATCTTTAACTTAGTTATCAGATCGTTCCTTCTCCGTTCACTCGAACTCTGACAGCCAATGGGCTGGTCACTTGAGTATCTTTTCCCTTCCATGACAAGGACCCAAATACATAATCCCGAGAAGGCTTGGCCACCGTAAACGTCACTGTGAAGTTCTTCTTTATTCCATAGCCCTCGAAAACAAGAACATTCGGAATCACTGTTACATTAATGCCTTTAAGCGGAGACACCACGGCTTGATAAACACTTCCTGCTTTCCCTATATTTGTTAGGGTTCGGGTGACAAAATGGCTCTTCTTCACATTTGGTACCGTGATCGAGGGATAGTTGAGATTAGAAGCAGTTGGAACAGGCCGAGTGCATATGCTTTTGTCTCCTGTAACTAGTTGTAAGGACTGATCGTCATAGCCTATCGAACAGAGGAAGGACTTATAATCTTCGGAACGTGCATCATAGATGAGCCCTGGATTTAGGAGTCTATTAGTATCTACGAAGCCCGAGCCATAGTCAAATGGATTTGCCACTCTTCCATCAGGGTCTGAGACGATGGCGTGGCGGTTCTTGTCCAATACAGTTGCTGCATTTTGCATCACAGTGTCATCTTCAATCTCTAATATATAATGTTAAATACTTAACAATGTAGAAAAACCTTCCAATATAGTATTGAAAAAACTTATTCTtgaccaattcacttaaagaaTGCAGATTGACTGATACCCAAGTAGCCGTCAAATGAGAACTTGTCTTTATGGTGAATAGTGAAAATATGTATAACAGAAAAAGAAGTGAAAGAGGTAAGGTTGAACCTTCTGAAAGTAGCTGAAATGTGATTAAAATGCAAAAGAAAGTTTCTGATAATTTGTGTTCTTTGcttctttttaaatattatatatgcgtACGTGACTCAAATAACAAGTAGGTTCAAAAATAATCTTATAGCTTGTGATCAAATTCTGTGCCTCTAAATAAACCATTGGATAAACCTAGATTGATGTTTTTTCACAGTAACTAGAATCCTAATGTTTCTTAGAGGTTTCATACTCATACCTGTTGTCATTATCGCCGACTTGATTGCAGTAGGAGACCATGAGGGATAAACAGCTTTAACTAGAGCGGCGAGTCCAGTAACATGAGGACATGACATAGAAGTTCCAGAGAGGATATTGAAGTTCATGTTGTTCTTAGCAGGAGACCAAGCTGCTAAGATATTCAGACCTGGAGCAGCGACGTCCGGCTGCGACACATTAATACATAGTGAGAATAATCAATCGTGAACAATTTGTTAGATTACTCAAATTGACCTTGAGATGGACTAAAACTATTGATTCGATTTAATGTCTCGACAAATTCATCATCTGCTCACCTTCAAAATCTCTGCTGTCAGTGAATTAGGTCCTCTGGAAGAGAATGCAGCAACTCGAGGGGCTGCTCGAGATCCCAAGATTGTCCTCGCGGGGAAAATAGTTGATCTTGCTCTCCTGAAAATTTCAGAAAACAACCCATTATTCTGTTCTTATGAAACGACCGATTAATCACAACTAGTTGCGTGAGCTATACCTGGTGCTGTTAATGTAAGAAAGAATTGTATCACCCATTGCTTTCCCAACAGTAGAAGCTGGGATGACAAAGGGGACAGCAACATGATCTTCTGATTCATCTATCAGAATCATCCCAACTCCCCCCGCTTTCttaaccaccaagctctttgttAACCTCGACTCCGAAGTACTATCCATATGGCGACACACGATGATCTTTCCCTTGACCTTTGTCCTATTTAAAGAGCTATCTAGGCAGAAACTAGAAGTAGAAAACTTCAATTCAGTCGTCTGGACAATTTACTTTTTTAGTAGTAAGCTGAACAGAAGAACACTTCATTTTTCACCTGGACTGATACGGAGTGAAATACCCAGCATTGGCTTCTGAAGCCGGAATGGTTCTCCTTGATGTGTTCATCCGAAATGTGTTCAGACTCTCACCCTAGAGTGAAAAGAACACATTGGAAAATAAGCAAATATTTTGTGCAAGAAATTTTGAGAGTTAATAGTAGCAACTGAGCATTTGTATACGAATTACCATTATGGAAGTACCATTTCCAAGCAAGATATAGGAACCAAAATCTCTATCTGTCGAACTGGCGGCGACAGTGAGCATCCACGGTGCGAGGTTAGTAGCAGAGCCTGGAGCTCCCGCGTTCCCAGCAGAAGAAACTACAAGAATTCCATGGCTAGTTGCATGAAATGAGCCTATAGAGATTGAATCACTGAAGTAATCTCCCTGAGGAGAGTCCGGGCCTAACGACACCGAGAGAATGTCAACTCCATCTTTAATTGCATCTTCAAAAGCAGCTAACAAGTCAGCATCGTAGCAGCCCGAATCCCAACATGCTTTGTATACTGCAATCCTAGCCATCGGAGCCCCCCCCCTCGCACCTCCACTTGCCAACCCTTTGTAGTTTGTGTTTGCCACGTACCGTCCGGCTGCGATCGATGCAGTGTGGCTCCCATGTCCTGAGCTGTCTCTCGgagatttgaatttgattgtcTTATCATCTGCTTTTGTGCGGTCATCGCCGCTCTTCTCTTCTGCTTCGTATCCGCCAAGGTAATATCTTGCTCCTATTATTTTCCTGTTTGAATCATAGACAGAAATTGCTGAGAAATTCTATATGACATGAATAGATTGTGAAAAGCACTAATTAAGGTGGATatggatttgattttttttttctttttgtttttaacttGTTACAAGTGAAGTTGAAGGAtggatcttcttctccttggcaCAGCCCTTTCCATCTCGGAGGCACCGGAGGCATCCCATCATCACTGAAACTTGGTGATTCTGGCCATATTCCTGCCAAACTAAGCAGCAGTTAGTAAACAAATCTTAGACTGAGTATGTTATAAAGTTGAGTTGATGTTCTTGCTGAGAAAGTGCCATAAAACGTGTATGATTAGTAAGGAATAGAAGTTTCAGTGTCAAATTAAACCATCAGTTTGGTAAACAAGTCAGGGAAAAGCCAAAACATATATCCTGAAAGTGCTGCAGAATATTTGGAGAATTTTGTAGCAGAGTGAAAAGACTAGGAAAACTGCCTTGTAGATTAAGACCAGAATATTTGGGCAAATATTTTAGGTAATTAATCCAAAAAGCTTAGAAAGATTTGATTTTATGGAATGAAACTGTTGGCCCCACATGAACAAACTGGAAATTTGCCACTCTCATGAGGTCCAAATCAACTGCTCACATGATATGTTTCCCTGCTATAAGTCTAAATAGCAAAATTTAGCCTGTCAAACTGAGAAACTGGAAAACCAGTTCATTTCGTATAATCTCAGAAGATGATAAGTTAAAACATAGCCGTATTCACCTGTGTCGATGAATCCGATGATCACATTCTCTTGGTTCTTGGTAGAGAAGCCCGGGATCTCCGTCGACGCGTCCGTCGATAGACCCAGAAAATCCCATGAATGTGTTGTGTGGAGGGTTCTCTTCGTGTTCGGAAAAACCGAGACCACACCAGGCATCTCTAATGGAAATCACATGATAGGAAAATAAAAGACCCAAAGTCAAAACAGAGCAATCTCTGTAATCAAACAAACTGATAGGGGAGACATTCTGAAAGAAGGTACCAGCCATTCAGAAGCTTGCTTCTCAGTTAACCTTGCTGCAAAACCTCTGAAACCATTGCTGTAACTGTAAACATGAGATGCTTGTGCTTCCTCCATGCTGATATGAACAAAACAAAGAGTTCCAATTATTATTTGCACAAAGAATCTGCATAACTCCTTTTTAATTCAAATAGGGAAATTAAGGCTTAATTATCCAAACCTTCCTTCATGAACAGCAGTGAGCATTTGGTGGTTTTGCTTCAAGATGTCATATGGATCATCACTGTTTGCTCTTCCCATGTACACTATATAAACCTGCACATATGAAAGGTCAAAAAAGGGAGGTGTAGTATATTCTAGTATCATTTGTCACAAACATAACATGAAGATTTTGACATGACTTGAAGAATTAGAGTTAAATGGACCCACCTGAGATGAAAAACATGAACTTGGTTGTGCCAGAAccagagagaggaagaggaagaacaTGGCACCACTGGAATccatcagagagagagagagagagagag
This window of the Ananas comosus cultivar F153 linkage group 19, ASM154086v1, whole genome shotgun sequence genome carries:
- the LOC109724936 gene encoding uncharacterized protein LOC109724936, which produces MQDPRAAPSGEISGPKPRRKKQLNPTVSPVQPKGKIKGAKEALHHPPVRTQKAPKRSKRNVVPSPSFPQTDRATPTDSLPDSSPADEYRALRRKYLLLEEENFSLDKELNEAEAEVKTLEGEKFALLDQLVVLEGLMDPSELCPQGGL
- the LOC109724935 gene encoding subtilisin-like protease SBT3.9, translated to MDSSGAMFFLFLSLVLAQPSSCFSSQVYIVYMGRANSDDPYDILKQNHQMLTAVHEGSMEEAQASHVYSYSNGFRGFAARLTEKQASEWLMPGVVSVFPNTKRTLHTTHSWDFLGLSTDASTEIPGFSTKNQENVIIGFIDTGIWPESPSFSDDGMPPVPPRWKGLCQGEEDPSFNFTCNKKIIGARYYLGGYEAEEKSGDDRTKADDKTIKFKSPRDSSGHGSHTASIAAGRYVANTNYKGLASGGARGGAPMARIAVYKACWDSGCYDADLLAAFEDAIKDGVDILSVSLGPDSPQGDYFSDSISIGSFHATSHGILVVSSAGNAGAPGSATNLAPWMLTVAASSTDRDFGSYILLGNGTSIMGESLNTFRMNTSRRTIPASEANAGYFTPYQSSFCLDSSLNRTKVKGKIIVCRHMDSTSESRLTKSLVVKKAGGVGMILIDESEDHVAVPFVIPASTVGKAMGDTILSYINSTRRARSTIFPARTILGSRAAPRVAAFSSRGPNSLTAEILKPDVAAPGLNILAAWSPAKNNMNFNILSGTSMSCPHVTGLAALVKAVYPSWSPTAIKSAIMTTATVLDKNRHAIVSDPDGRVANPFDYGSGFVDTNRLLNPGLIYDARSEDYKSFLCSIGYDDQSLQLVTGDKSICTRPVPTASNLNYPSITVPNVKKSHFVTRTLTNIGKAGSVYQAVVSPLKGINVTVIPNVLVFEGYGIKKNFTVTFTVAKPSRDYVFGSLSWKGKDTQVTSPLAVRVRVNGEGTI